The Sporomusa termitida genome has a window encoding:
- a CDS encoding YkvI family membrane protein: MGNPKIGSAGTAFAMAAVWFATHSGGGFATGNQEVNFFVKYGWYSVFLPLVAMALLGWGHRNALVLAKDYKTYDYKSFGDALFHPYEKYFSLVFEFGFIMLIACGVSTAIAGSGALLKSSLGIPYGIGIVTVGFVLLLLTIFGSELIIKVLNLKTYFLIVTLLILCVLGIQMGAFNFQRVLTTNETFGTSFVDAVWYMLIYIGFQAFTVLPIISVSHHIKTTKECNMFMLFGTLLNGIFLAVVCIMLLGFSPEILDQTLPVYFVTVQLGLPWLKILYSVILFVALLGTGISLVFSTVARFEPVLTGKGMLNSLRARRIAISFITIAICTGISIFGLTNIVVKGYGSVGYIGLFFVLLPEIIVGTIKIRKNAKLRKE; this comes from the coding sequence ATGGGAAACCCAAAAATTGGTTCGGCCGGAACAGCCTTTGCTATGGCGGCAGTCTGGTTTGCAACCCATAGTGGTGGTGGCTTTGCCACCGGCAACCAGGAAGTAAATTTCTTTGTAAAGTATGGCTGGTATTCAGTTTTTCTGCCACTAGTAGCTATGGCACTGCTGGGCTGGGGACACCGCAATGCACTGGTCCTGGCCAAAGACTATAAAACCTATGATTATAAGAGTTTTGGTGATGCCCTGTTTCATCCTTATGAAAAGTACTTTTCCTTAGTCTTTGAGTTTGGCTTTATCATGCTGATCGCCTGTGGTGTAAGTACCGCTATCGCCGGTTCCGGCGCCCTTTTAAAAAGCTCGCTGGGGATTCCCTATGGAATAGGGATAGTGACTGTAGGCTTTGTTTTACTGCTATTGACGATATTCGGCAGTGAGTTAATCATTAAAGTCTTAAATCTGAAAACTTATTTTCTGATTGTTACTTTACTGATACTTTGTGTATTAGGCATTCAAATGGGGGCGTTTAATTTTCAGCGGGTTTTAACGACTAATGAAACCTTTGGCACCAGCTTTGTTGATGCCGTTTGGTACATGTTGATTTATATCGGCTTTCAGGCTTTTACTGTTTTGCCTATTATTTCCGTTTCCCACCATATAAAAACAACAAAAGAATGCAATATGTTTATGTTATTTGGCACCCTCTTAAACGGGATCTTCCTGGCAGTTGTCTGTATCATGTTATTAGGGTTTAGCCCGGAGATTCTCGACCAAACGCTGCCAGTATACTTTGTCACTGTACAACTTGGCTTACCCTGGCTAAAAATATTATATAGTGTCATATTATTTGTTGCACTGCTGGGTACAGGTATATCCCTGGTATTTTCCACAGTAGCCCGCTTCGAACCGGTTCTGACCGGCAAGGGTATGTTAAACAGTTTGCGTGCACGCAGAATAGCAATCTCTTTCATTACCATAGCTATTTGTACCGGTATCTCAATATTTGGCTTAACCAATATTGTGGTCAAAGGGTATGGTTCAGTAGGTTATATCGGTCTGTTTTTTGTGCTGCTGCCGGAAATTATTGTCGGCACAATAAAAATCCGGAAGAATGCCAAACTGCGCAAAGAATAA